From a single Podarcis raffonei isolate rPodRaf1 chromosome 10, rPodRaf1.pri, whole genome shotgun sequence genomic region:
- the LOC128421726 gene encoding zinc finger protein 709-like: protein MECGKSFSFNAKLRTHQRTHKERKSFKCRECGKNFSQSGHLKLHKRTHTGEKPYKCIECGKDFSDSGSLRKHQRTHTGEKPFKCVQCGKCFSFSASLRLHQRTHTGEKPFKCMECGKSFSDSGSLRKHQRTHTGEKPYECMECGKDFITSSQLRSHQRTHTGEKPFKCMECGKSFSDSGSLRKHQRTHTGEKPFKCMECGKSFSDSGSLRKHQRTHTGEKPFTCVECGKDFIRSSQLRSHQRTHTGEKPFKCMECGKSFSDSGSLRKHQRTHTGEKPFTCVECGKDFITSSQLRSHQRTHTGEKPFKCMECGKSFSDSGSLRKHQQTHTGEKPHKCIECGKSFCSNTSLRTHQRTHTGEKPYECMDCGKDFITSSQLRSHQRTHTGEKPFKCMECGKSFSDSGSLRKHQRTHTGEKPFKCMECGKSFSHSGNLRVHQQTHIGKKLFKCMECGKTFGDNGKLRTHQQTHTREKPLQCMECEKSFSNSGCLRKHQQTHTGEKPF, encoded by the coding sequence atggagtgcggaaagagcttctctttcaatgcaaaacttagaacacaccagAGGACTCACAAAGAGAGAAAATCTTTTaagtgcagggagtgtgggaagaatttcagtcagagtggacaccttaaattgcacaaacggactcacacaggggagaaaccatataaatgtattgagtgtggaaaggactttagtgatagtggaagccttaggaaacatcaacggactcacacaggagagaaaccatttaaatgtgtgcagtgtgggaagtgcttcagtTTCAGTGCAAGCCTTAgattacatcaacggactcacacaggggagaaaccatttaaatgcatggagtgtggaaagagttttagtgatagtggaagccttaggaaacatcaacggactcacacaggggagaaaccctatgaatgtatggagtgtggaaaggactttaTTACGAGTTCAcaacttagatcacatcaacggactcacacaggggagaaaccatttaaatgtatggagtgtggaaagagttttagtgatagtggaagccttaggaaacatcaacggactcatacaggagagaaaccatttaaatgcatggagtgtggaaagagttttagtgatagtggaagccttaggaaacatcaacggactcatacaggagagaaaccatttacatgtgtggagtgtggaaaggactttaTTAGGAGTTCAcaacttagatcacatcaacggactcacacaggggagaaaccatttaaatgtatggagtgtggaaagagttttagtgatagtggaagccttaggaaacatcaacggactcatacaggagagaaaccatttacatgtgtggagtgtggaaaggactttaTTACGAGTTCAcaacttagatcacatcaacggactcacacaggggagaaaccatttaaatgtatggagtgtggaaagagttttagtgatagtggaagccttaggaaacatcaacagactcacacaggggagaaaccacataaatgtatagagtgtggaaagagcttctgttcTAATacaagccttagaacacatcaacggacacacacaggggagaaaccctatgaaTGTATGGATTGTGGAAAGGACTTTATTACGAGTTCAcaacttagatcacatcaacggactcacacaggggagaaaccatttaaatgtatggagtgtggaaagagttttagtgatagtggaagccttaggaaacatcaacggactcatacaggagagaaaccatttaaatgcatggagtgtggaaagagcttcagtcatagtggAAACCTGAGagtacatcaacagactcacataggtaagaaactatttaaatgtatggagtgcggaaagaccttTGGTGATAATGGAaagcttagaacacatcaacagactcacacacgGGAGAAACCacttcaatgtatggagtgtgaaaagagttttagtaatagtggatgtcttaggaaacatcaacagactcacacaggggagaaaccattttaa